Proteins encoded in a region of the Mucispirillum schaedleri ASF457 genome:
- the htpG gene encoding molecular chaperone HtpG: protein MSQTMEFKTEVSKLLDIVIHSLYSNKDIFLRELISNASDAVDKIRYEGLLDQSKYENDTDWKIKLTPNKSAGTLTVSDNGIGMNYDEVINTLGTIANSGTKEFMKMLEEKNAKDAVELIGQFGVGFYSAFMVADKVTVITRKAGQEKGVKWESQAAGTFEIGEAVRANRGTDIILHLKEDDKKYLDEWTLRDLVSKYSDYIEHPVVMDIERPKKDEEGKPSEEKEIKEEVLNSRKAIWLRNKSEITEEEYNDFYKHITHDYSDPLKTIHFKVEGTHEFAGLLYIPKMKPFDIIYKEYKSGPTLYVKRVQIMEHCEELFPPYLRFVKGVVESNDLPLNISREILQNNKLIEVMRKNITKRVLDALSDMKNKKYDLYVSFYKEFGRILKEGLHFEYDKKENIADLVLAESTATEDGKYTTFAEYISRMKEGQNDIYYILSASRAEAMASPYMEGLTNKGYEVLILTDDIDDIVISALNEYKGKQFKSVVKGDMNLTDEEKAAKEKKTEELSSILGFIKEQLKDKVADVRLSSRLTDSPVCLVRGETDFDPHIEQIMKAMGQSYMAAKRTMEINAEHPLFIKLNEVFNADKENPVLKEYVDLLYDEALILEGAKPVDAGLFAKRVASLMIKGLE from the coding sequence ATGTCACAAACTATGGAGTTTAAAACAGAAGTATCTAAATTATTAGATATTGTTATCCATTCCCTTTACTCTAATAAGGATATTTTTTTAAGAGAGCTTATATCTAATGCAAGCGATGCAGTAGATAAAATCCGTTATGAAGGTTTGCTGGACCAAAGCAAATATGAAAACGATACTGACTGGAAAATCAAACTTACACCAAATAAAAGTGCTGGCACACTTACTGTATCAGATAACGGTATAGGTATGAATTACGATGAAGTAATTAATACACTTGGCACTATTGCAAACAGCGGCACAAAAGAATTTATGAAAATGTTAGAAGAAAAAAATGCCAAAGATGCAGTGGAGCTGATAGGTCAGTTTGGTGTTGGTTTCTATTCTGCATTTATGGTAGCAGATAAAGTTACTGTTATTACAAGAAAAGCAGGGCAGGAAAAAGGTGTTAAATGGGAAAGTCAGGCAGCTGGCACTTTTGAAATAGGCGAAGCTGTTAGAGCAAACCGCGGCACAGATATTATTCTTCATTTAAAAGAAGATGATAAAAAATATCTTGATGAGTGGACATTAAGAGATTTAGTCTCAAAATATTCTGACTATATAGAACATCCAGTAGTTATGGATATTGAAAGACCTAAAAAAGATGAAGAAGGCAAACCAAGTGAAGAAAAAGAGATAAAAGAAGAAGTTTTAAACTCCCGCAAAGCTATATGGTTAAGAAATAAATCAGAAATTACAGAAGAAGAATATAATGATTTTTATAAACATATAACTCATGATTATTCTGACCCTTTAAAAACAATTCATTTTAAAGTGGAAGGCACTCATGAATTTGCAGGGCTTTTATATATACCAAAAATGAAACCTTTTGATATTATATATAAAGAATATAAATCAGGACCTACGCTCTATGTAAAAAGAGTGCAGATTATGGAACACTGTGAAGAACTTTTCCCGCCTTATTTAAGGTTTGTAAAAGGTGTTGTTGAATCAAATGATTTACCGCTTAATATTTCAAGGGAAATTCTGCAGAACAATAAACTTATTGAAGTTATGCGTAAAAATATCACTAAAAGAGTGCTTGATGCTTTAAGTGATATGAAAAATAAAAAATATGATTTGTATGTTTCATTTTATAAAGAATTTGGCAGAATATTAAAAGAAGGTCTGCATTTTGAATATGATAAAAAAGAGAATATTGCTGATTTAGTTCTTGCAGAATCAACTGCCACAGAAGACGGAAAATATACAACTTTTGCAGAATATATCAGCCGTATGAAAGAAGGGCAGAACGATATTTATTATATATTATCAGCAAGCAGAGCAGAAGCTATGGCAAGTCCATATATGGAAGGCTTAACTAATAAAGGCTATGAAGTGCTTATATTAACTGATGATATAGATGATATTGTAATATCTGCTCTTAATGAATATAAAGGCAAACAGTTTAAATCAGTAGTAAAAGGCGATATGAACTTAACTGATGAAGAAAAAGCTGCAAAAGAAAAGAAAACTGAAGAATTAAGCTCTATTTTAGGCTTTATTAAAGAGCAGTTAAAAGATAAAGTTGCAGATGTCCGCCTTTCAAGCAGGCTTACAGACAGCCCAGTATGCCTTGTTCGCGGCGAAACAGATTTTGACCCACACATAGAGCAGATTATGAAAGCTATGGGGCAGTCTTATATGGCAGCAAAACGCACTATGGAAATAAATGCAGAACACCCATTATTTATTAAATTAAATGAAGTGTTTAATGCAGATAAAGAAAACCCAGTATTAAAAGAGTATGTAGATTTGCTTTATGATGAAGCCTTAATATTAGAAGGTGCAAAACCAGTAGATGCAGGACTTTTTGCAAAAAGAGTAGCATCTTTAATGATAAAAGGTTTAGAATAA
- a CDS encoding M3 family metallopeptidase translates to MFIDFPLDCIKNSYENVTEIIKSNKEEIARLLKIENKTYLNFMRPLMELECRLNDYFTPVAHLNSVCDSPETREAFSICLEPLSIYSSELSQNKAIYEAVKEISTQHDLTSEQKKVIKDSLQSFKLGGVYLEDNKKKRLIEINTRLSELSDSFNKNLLDATNAFEIILKDDTHIKDMPESDKMAAKVQQGYRFTLQAPSYIAFMTYCKDRELREEVYKAYMTRAENNSPVIEEILKLKHEKANMLGYKNYREMRNETMSCPSADEALAFLRNLSKKGKKMAEKELKDLSDFAKNKGIDKIESYDTAYLSNMLKKEALGFDSELFRPFFEKENVVHGLFLFMQKLFNINFQEVHDIKLWHKTAKCFNLLDNNNTPFARLYIDLEARPEKRGGAWMNNWHTGRLDDKNNIHLPDAFIVANFPPSKEGQPSLLRHDDVHTLFHEAGHAIHHLFSKCKESDVSGINGVEWDAVEFPSQFLENFAYEEKVLKLFARHYETGEMIPDELIKKLIDNKNFQSGMFLVRQLEFGIFDLSIYDNAYTYEQVHNIILETRKETAVITPPDYVIFENGFGHIFGGGYSAGYYSYKWAEMLSADAYIAFSEKGVFDEKIAGSFKENILEKGGSDTMQQLFINFMGRSPSEEKLLQLMGMK, encoded by the coding sequence ATGTTTATAGATTTTCCATTAGACTGTATAAAAAATTCGTATGAAAATGTTACTGAAATAATTAAAAGCAACAAGGAAGAAATTGCAAGACTTTTAAAAATAGAAAATAAAACATATCTTAACTTTATGCGTCCACTTATGGAGCTTGAATGCCGACTTAATGACTATTTTACACCTGTTGCACACTTAAACTCGGTATGCGACAGCCCAGAAACAAGAGAAGCTTTTTCTATATGTTTAGAGCCATTAAGTATTTATTCTTCAGAATTAAGCCAGAATAAAGCAATATATGAAGCTGTAAAAGAAATAAGCACTCAGCATGATTTAACAAGTGAGCAGAAAAAAGTAATTAAAGACAGCCTGCAATCATTTAAATTAGGCGGTGTTTATCTAGAAGATAATAAAAAGAAAAGATTAATAGAAATAAATACAAGACTTTCAGAGCTTTCTGACAGTTTTAATAAAAATCTTCTTGATGCAACTAATGCTTTTGAAATCATATTAAAAGATGATACTCATATAAAAGATATGCCAGAAAGTGACAAAATGGCAGCAAAAGTGCAGCAGGGATACAGGTTTACACTGCAGGCACCATCTTATATAGCATTTATGACATACTGCAAAGACAGAGAGTTAAGGGAAGAAGTATATAAAGCATATATGACAAGGGCAGAAAATAACAGCCCTGTAATAGAAGAAATATTAAAACTGAAACATGAAAAAGCTAATATGCTAGGCTATAAAAATTACAGAGAAATGCGTAATGAAACTATGAGCTGCCCAAGTGCAGATGAGGCACTTGCATTTTTAAGAAATTTAAGCAAAAAAGGCAAAAAAATGGCTGAAAAAGAGTTGAAAGACTTATCTGACTTTGCAAAAAATAAAGGAATAGATAAAATTGAAAGCTATGATACAGCTTATCTTTCAAATATGCTTAAAAAAGAAGCACTTGGCTTTGATAGTGAGCTTTTCAGACCATTTTTTGAAAAAGAAAATGTTGTGCATGGGCTTTTCCTTTTTATGCAGAAACTTTTTAATATTAATTTTCAGGAAGTGCATGATATAAAACTATGGCACAAAACAGCTAAATGTTTTAATCTGCTTGATAATAATAATACTCCATTTGCAAGGCTTTATATAGATTTAGAAGCAAGACCTGAAAAAAGGGGTGGTGCATGGATGAATAACTGGCATACAGGCAGGCTTGATGATAAAAATAATATTCACCTTCCAGATGCTTTTATTGTGGCAAATTTTCCACCGTCAAAAGAAGGTCAGCCTTCCCTTTTACGCCATGATGATGTGCACACACTTTTTCATGAAGCAGGCCATGCAATACATCACCTTTTCTCAAAATGCAAAGAAAGTGATGTTTCAGGTATTAATGGAGTAGAATGGGATGCAGTAGAATTTCCATCTCAGTTTTTAGAAAACTTTGCCTATGAAGAAAAAGTATTAAAATTATTTGCCCGCCATTATGAAACTGGTGAAATGATACCTGATGAATTAATTAAAAAATTAATAGATAATAAAAACTTCCAGTCTGGTATGTTTTTAGTCCGCCAGCTTGAATTTGGTATATTTGACTTATCTATATATGACAATGCTTATACTTATGAGCAGGTGCATAATATTATACTTGAAACAAGAAAAGAAACTGCTGTGATTACTCCACCTGATTATGTAATATTTGAAAACGGCTTTGGTCATATTTTTGGCGGTGGATATTCTGCAGGGTATTACAGTTATAAATGGGCAGAGATGCTTTCTGCTGATGCTTATATTGCTTTTAGCGAAAAAGGTGTTTTTGATGAAAAAATTGCCGGAAGTTTTAAAGAAAACATATTAGAAAAAGGCGGCTCAGATACTATGCAGCAGCTTTTTATAAACTTTATGGGAAGAAGCCCTAGTGAAGAAAAACTTTTACAGCTTATGGGTATGAAATAA
- a CDS encoding PD-(D/E)XK nuclease family protein, whose protein sequence is MIRCLSIPENITPYSFIYNLALEYDKKDYNTCLVLPTERNLRYMANCDFKYIESYAVSNFFEIIIDTDKKIMPVELRPFYLKKAVNKLTNEEITAVFKSDNKEFLSSFIPFAQNTKNIFSFFRELFAEMVDVESLVNASQYSDYEKQINILNHLWSIYLEIIHNDGWIDKYETYKNINLNNIFIDKYDNYIFLISGFLTKYELTVLKKISENKNVTAVFNYAGPKQSQHKEYEAFFETKTLNDKNMPLFSNNNMQIFSCASDISQIELITKKSFEFNIKHNIPFNRMAVIMPDTSCKTYFIKLDYYNIFDVSAGRDISSCSFISFINSLIELYSSFKSGLIEVSSLIHIFSNDMLQKDNEMQQFIKNLYKMLENNKLYMQKDDFLNEKVINEYLASFLNTSNNITVLECINTYKKLLNNIIPLFLLEKDIITETLLLLDRLAVIYKNINDLLLFEETAYIIMNEINSQSIDLPKKEIAVTGILESRNVDYDVLFIPYMTEELFPPKNVKDLFINTEIRNQLKLPTFIDRENLMKNYLYQLMSNAKVIVMSYAENNSGARRSSFIEEIVIKNHLTALKYAPSTISLIQEDKYYYPKDTEISIEKTDKIISFLKDFSYSASNLNIYTSCSLRFYLQYVLNINEKTEPVASLDNKVFGIVIHNVFKNLFDRKISVTDNTYLDKFQSEFIKQMKDYDAYLYNNVEQFIASIIYNNIPKIIAAEQNHIKNGYEESKREYKVQVKFNQFNIKGIIDKIENYKNDIIVTDYKYKDDDKIKPVLNNNFEKIDDIQLPLYALLLDKEMKKLPSDLFYLSIKEKFEYKQGFDISFYSDFKDYLAGILSDIINISKPFEQTKEYKHCDYCPYNTVCGRENGFFSK, encoded by the coding sequence ATGATAAGATGTTTAAGTATTCCAGAAAATATTACTCCCTATTCTTTTATATATAATCTTGCATTGGAATATGATAAAAAAGATTATAATACCTGCCTTGTTCTTCCAACAGAAAGAAATCTTAGATATATGGCAAACTGCGATTTTAAATATATAGAGTCTTATGCAGTATCAAACTTTTTTGAAATAATAATAGATACTGATAAAAAAATTATGCCAGTTGAACTTAGACCCTTTTATTTAAAAAAAGCAGTTAATAAGCTGACAAATGAAGAAATAACAGCAGTATTTAAAAGCGATAATAAAGAGTTTTTATCAAGTTTTATCCCTTTTGCTCAAAATACAAAAAATATATTTTCTTTTTTCAGAGAGCTTTTTGCGGAAATGGTAGATGTAGAAAGCCTTGTAAATGCTTCTCAATATTCTGATTATGAAAAACAGATAAATATATTAAACCACTTATGGAGCATATATTTAGAAATAATACATAATGACGGCTGGATAGATAAATATGAAACATATAAAAATATAAACTTAAATAACATTTTTATAGATAAATATGATAACTATATATTTTTAATAAGCGGATTTCTTACAAAATATGAACTTACTGTGCTGAAAAAAATAAGTGAAAATAAAAATGTTACAGCAGTATTTAACTATGCAGGACCAAAGCAGAGCCAGCATAAAGAATATGAAGCATTTTTTGAAACAAAAACATTAAATGATAAAAATATGCCTTTGTTTTCAAATAATAATATGCAGATATTTTCTTGTGCATCAGATATTTCCCAAATAGAGCTTATTACAAAAAAATCTTTTGAGTTTAATATTAAGCATAACATTCCTTTTAACAGAATGGCAGTGATTATGCCAGATACAAGCTGTAAAACTTACTTTATAAAACTTGATTACTATAATATATTTGATGTATCAGCAGGCAGAGATATTTCATCATGCAGTTTTATAAGTTTTATAAACAGCTTGATAGAATTATATTCATCTTTTAAAAGCGGACTTATAGAAGTATCAAGCCTTATTCATATATTTTCTAATGATATGCTGCAAAAAGATAACGAAATGCAGCAATTTATAAAAAATTTATATAAAATGCTTGAAAATAATAAACTTTATATGCAAAAAGATGATTTTTTAAATGAAAAAGTAATAAATGAATATTTAGCTTCTTTTTTAAATACATCAAACAATATTACTGTATTAGAATGTATTAATACATATAAAAAACTGCTTAATAATATTATACCTTTATTTCTGCTTGAAAAGGATATAATTACAGAAACTCTGCTTTTACTTGATAGACTTGCAGTAATATATAAAAACATAAATGATTTGCTTTTATTTGAAGAAACTGCATATATTATAATGAATGAAATAAACAGCCAGTCTATAGACCTGCCTAAAAAAGAAATAGCAGTAACGGGTATACTTGAAAGCAGAAATGTTGATTATGATGTGCTTTTTATACCATATATGACAGAAGAACTTTTTCCGCCAAAAAATGTAAAGGATTTGTTTATTAATACAGAAATAAGAAACCAGTTAAAGCTGCCTACATTTATTGACAGAGAAAATTTAATGAAAAACTACCTTTATCAACTTATGAGTAATGCAAAAGTAATAGTTATGTCGTATGCTGAAAATAATTCTGGTGCAAGAAGAAGCAGTTTCATAGAAGAGATTGTCATAAAAAACCACTTAACAGCACTAAAATATGCTCCAAGCACTATATCTTTAATACAGGAAGATAAATATTATTATCCAAAAGATACAGAAATAAGTATAGAAAAAACTGATAAAATAATAAGCTTTTTAAAAGATTTTTCTTATTCTGCATCAAATTTAAATATATATACTTCCTGCTCTCTAAGATTTTATCTGCAGTATGTGCTTAATATTAATGAAAAAACTGAGCCTGTTGCAAGCCTTGATAATAAAGTATTTGGAATAGTCATACACAATGTTTTTAAAAATCTTTTTGACAGGAAAATATCTGTTACAGACAACACTTATTTAGATAAGTTCCAAAGCGAATTTATTAAACAGATGAAAGATTATGATGCTTATTTATATAATAATGTGGAACAGTTTATTGCATCAATTATATATAATAACATACCAAAAATCATAGCTGCTGAGCAAAACCATATAAAAAACGGATATGAAGAAAGCAAAAGAGAGTATAAAGTGCAGGTTAAATTTAATCAATTTAATATTAAAGGTATAATTGATAAAATAGAAAACTATAAGAATGATATTATAGTTACAGACTATAAATATAAAGATGATGATAAAATAAAGCCTGTTTTAAATAACAATTTTGAAAAAATAGATGATATTCAACTGCCATTATATGCTCTTTTGCTTGATAAAGAGATGAAAAAACTGCCTTCTGATTTATTTTATTTAAGTATAAAAGAAAAGTTTGAATACAAGCAGGGCTTTGACATAAGTTTTTATAGTGACTTTAAAGACTATTTAGCTGGCATATTAAGTGATATAATTAATATTTCTAAACCTTTTGAGCAGACAAAAGAATATAAACACTGTGATTACTGCCCTTATAATACTGTGTGTGGGAGGGAAAATGGCTTCTTCTCTAAATAA
- a CDS encoding UvrD-helicase domain-containing protein, with translation MASSLNKYNNLALEASAGTGKTFQLAMRVAGMLLTGAAPKDILCLTFTRKATAEMKERIIKFINGFAEGTSDTSEYEFIAPLMKKYAEKLQRPFDDNFIKEKAVTARDNLFSHFSELNIKTIDAFNNTILRIFPFEAGFRPDFGVHCDEETAQIKRTAFYQLVSEMLADNKWKQILDNIYPVLGVQTVSLISTLQKYAEYVADNILKLESAVKNAPSLDNIIEMLSKAVTMQQKIPELCQKFKKTFENDNLSVRQANAVEKLDYKKIQDISDIPFFKNTLDEAPNFKKYEFSQKQYNLHENIFNKLQEYWLLYGDIITSLSLNLGKLLNNKMDILKKEKNMLTYSDISNAVYYMLAADNSKIDKDYLYFRLDGRINHLLIDEFQDTSISQWLTLKPLAEEAMAGLGQHDKVGSFFYVGDPKQNIYRFRGGSSSLFRLLLQEYKDKLSSKTLDTNYRSGKNIIDIVNKISNEIYKQYGENFAIFNIDQKAYKENGDGYVEITHKMDKQDKEEDAYYLTYCLDKINICIENGFQYKDIAILTVSNNHGKDIIDYLENNNIPVQAETSANLTSSPVFNIIMALAEFIETDDDYAFFRFLYTSPKAAHNNIMQDKGLFINEKNKIKNMLNNIEGLSIFDKLLYLSNKLDLQSRFSSSPDYYVCFDIISKTAANETNIADFKETVFKSASSEQALSAAQKNAVTVMTIHKSKGLQFNVVILPNLSRDITVNAKNSPLFIADNNVFGDSKLCCVYSKKQYPYISGTKAEEYMKNENMLTLQDSVNMLYVAMTRAEKALFINAEMPKDMPLKISHIAGLCFPEKVQQGILKAEINKEKEQVKSINIEININKQKELIDTKAFYSRKEDITFNYLSALAGECLHAGLFMLEYGREETISIAEKCMYAKYGSALDDKTFADIKKYILTVYNNTQWQQLFNGRVFKERRIGKDNNLYSVDIYSEMEDKLVIMDYKTGALNDKILDEYKKQLFTYKEILKKLYNKKTECCIFHIEKGIFTF, from the coding sequence ATGGCTTCTTCTCTAAATAAATATAATAATCTTGCATTAGAAGCATCAGCAGGCACAGGCAAAACTTTTCAGCTTGCAATGCGTGTTGCTGGTATGCTTTTAACTGGTGCTGCCCCAAAAGATATTTTATGCCTTACTTTTACTAGAAAAGCAACAGCTGAAATGAAAGAGCGTATTATAAAATTTATTAACGGCTTTGCAGAAGGAACATCAGATACAAGTGAATATGAATTTATAGCTCCACTTATGAAAAAATATGCAGAGAAACTTCAAAGACCTTTTGATGATAACTTTATAAAAGAAAAAGCAGTAACTGCCAGAGATAATCTATTCAGTCATTTTTCTGAATTAAATATAAAAACGATAGATGCTTTTAATAATACTATTTTAAGAATATTCCCTTTTGAAGCAGGTTTCCGCCCAGATTTTGGTGTGCATTGCGACGAAGAAACAGCCCAAATTAAAAGAACTGCTTTTTATCAGCTTGTTTCAGAAATGCTTGCAGATAATAAATGGAAACAAATACTTGATAATATTTATCCTGTTTTAGGTGTGCAGACAGTTTCTCTTATTTCCACACTGCAAAAATATGCAGAATATGTGGCAGATAATATACTTAAACTTGAAAGTGCAGTAAAAAATGCACCTAGTCTTGATAATATAATAGAAATGCTTTCAAAAGCAGTAACAATGCAGCAGAAAATACCAGAATTATGCCAAAAATTTAAAAAAACATTTGAAAATGATAATCTTAGTGTCAGGCAGGCAAATGCTGTTGAAAAACTTGATTACAAAAAAATTCAAGATATATCAGATATACCTTTTTTTAAAAATACATTAGATGAAGCACCTAATTTCAAAAAATATGAGTTCAGCCAAAAACAGTATAATCTGCATGAAAATATATTTAATAAACTGCAGGAATACTGGCTTTTATATGGAGATATTATTACAAGCCTTTCTTTAAACCTTGGTAAGCTTCTTAATAATAAAATGGATATTTTAAAGAAAGAGAAGAATATGCTTACATACAGCGATATAAGCAATGCAGTATATTATATGCTTGCAGCAGATAACTCTAAAATAGATAAAGATTACCTTTATTTCAGGCTTGATGGCAGAATAAACCATTTATTAATAGATGAGTTTCAAGATACATCTATATCCCAATGGCTTACATTAAAACCACTAGCAGAAGAAGCAATGGCAGGATTAGGACAGCATGATAAAGTTGGCAGTTTTTTCTATGTTGGAGACCCAAAACAAAATATTTATCGTTTTCGTGGCGGCAGTTCTTCCCTTTTCAGACTGCTTTTACAAGAATATAAAGATAAACTTTCATCTAAAACACTTGATACAAACTATAGAAGCGGCAAAAATATTATAGATATAGTAAATAAAATATCAAATGAAATATATAAACAGTATGGTGAAAATTTTGCAATTTTTAATATTGACCAAAAAGCATATAAAGAAAATGGTGATGGTTATGTGGAAATAACACATAAAATGGATAAGCAGGATAAAGAAGAAGATGCTTATTATTTAACATACTGTCTTGATAAAATAAATATATGTATAGAAAACGGATTTCAGTATAAGGATATTGCAATACTTACAGTTTCTAATAACCATGGGAAAGATATTATTGATTATCTTGAAAATAATAATATACCTGTGCAGGCAGAAACATCTGCAAACTTAACAAGCTCCCCTGTTTTTAATATTATTATGGCATTAGCTGAATTTATAGAAACAGATGATGATTATGCCTTTTTTAGATTTTTATACACAAGCCCAAAAGCAGCACATAATAATATTATGCAGGATAAAGGCTTATTCATAAATGAAAAAAATAAAATAAAAAATATGCTTAATAATATAGAAGGGCTTTCCATATTTGATAAACTGCTCTATCTTTCAAATAAACTTGATTTACAAAGCAGGTTTAGTTCAAGTCCTGATTACTATGTATGTTTTGATATTATATCAAAAACAGCAGCCAATGAAACAAATATTGCTGATTTTAAAGAAACAGTTTTTAAATCAGCATCAAGCGAGCAGGCTCTTTCTGCTGCACAAAAAAATGCAGTTACAGTTATGACTATCCATAAATCAAAAGGACTGCAGTTTAATGTTGTTATTCTTCCTAACTTATCAAGAGATATAACAGTTAATGCAAAAAATTCACCACTATTTATTGCTGATAATAATGTTTTTGGAGATTCTAAACTGTGCTGTGTATATTCTAAAAAACAATATCCATATATTTCTGGAACAAAAGCAGAAGAATATATGAAAAATGAAAATATGCTTACACTGCAGGACAGTGTTAATATGCTGTATGTTGCAATGACAAGGGCGGAAAAAGCACTTTTTATAAATGCTGAAATGCCAAAAGATATGCCATTAAAAATATCACATATTGCAGGGCTTTGTTTTCCTGAAAAAGTGCAGCAGGGTATACTTAAAGCAGAAATAAACAAAGAAAAAGAACAAGTAAAAAGCATAAATATTGAAATAAATATAAACAAACAAAAAGAATTGATTGATACAAAAGCATTTTACAGCAGAAAAGAAGATATTACTTTTAATTATTTATCTGCTCTTGCTGGTGAGTGCCTGCATGCGGGTCTTTTTATGCTTGAATATGGCAGGGAAGAAACCATCTCAATAGCAGAAAAATGTATGTATGCTAAATATGGCTCTGCACTGGATGATAAAACATTTGCTGATATAAAAAAATATATTCTTACAGTTTATAACAATACCCAGTGGCAGCAGCTTTTTAATGGAAGAGTGTTTAAAGAACGCCGCATTGGTAAAGATAACAACCTTTATTCTGTAGATATTTATAGTGAAATGGAAGATAAACTTGTTATTATGGATTATAAAACTGGTGCATTAAATGACAAAATATTAGATGAATATAAAAAACAGCTTTTCACATATAAAGAAATACTAAAAAAGCTTTATAATAAAAAAACAGAATGCTGCATTTTCCATATAGAAAAAGGAATTTTTACTTTTTAG
- a CDS encoding Gx transporter family protein translates to MKINIYILTGLMASCSIILGVIENFIPTPVPAIRLGLANVPIIIMLYLAGSKYAFQVSFLKALIVPVLSANIIFKMSLSVPAVFVSFAAMSVNYHYFKNKLSIITISVIGAVFHIITQLAVVSIFYVKGLIYTNIAGILLLSAVITGILMGIIAYKIVNHKQIKSMFERLELKG, encoded by the coding sequence ATGAAAATAAATATATATATATTAACGGGGCTTATGGCTTCATGCAGTATAATTTTAGGTGTTATTGAAAATTTTATCCCTACTCCAGTGCCTGCAATCCGATTAGGGCTTGCTAATGTTCCTATTATTATTATGCTGTATCTTGCAGGCAGTAAATATGCTTTTCAGGTATCTTTTTTAAAGGCTTTAATTGTGCCAGTATTATCTGCCAATATTATATTTAAAATGTCTTTAAGTGTGCCTGCTGTATTTGTTTCATTTGCTGCTATGTCTGTAAATTATCATTATTTTAAAAACAAATTAAGTATTATAACTATCAGTGTAATTGGTGCAGTTTTTCATATAATCACACAGCTTGCAGTTGTAAGCATTTTTTATGTAAAAGGGCTTATTTATACAAATATTGCTGGAATATTGCTGCTTTCTGCTGTTATTACAGGCATACTAATGGGGATAATTGCATATAAAATAGTAAACCATAAGCAGATAAAATCAATGTTTGAAAGGCTTGAATTAAAAGGCTAG